A single Providencia manganoxydans DNA region contains:
- a CDS encoding endonuclease/exonuclease/phosphatase family protein has translation MAKRTYSVRYIAGQPAKRIQPMPVHMLGDSLPVGLPLFAAGETLDVVTWNIYKQQRSNWKAVLNELVKDKKLILLQEAQMSPELISFAASHQLIADQVPALPFSPHPAGVMTLATSHPIYCCPLREKEPLLRLVKSALITVYPLPNGKHLMVANVHAINFSFGVDVYIRQLSKLGEHIAKHVGPVLLAGDFNAWSRQRVNVLKRFVRSVGLKEVSYNNDQRTKAFGRPLDYFFYKGLKVKDSYVINTDASDHNPIITQFDLV, from the coding sequence GTGGCGAAAAGAACCTATTCAGTAAGATATATTGCAGGTCAGCCCGCTAAACGTATTCAGCCAATGCCTGTGCATATGCTAGGTGATTCATTACCCGTAGGTTTGCCTTTGTTTGCTGCGGGGGAAACCTTAGATGTTGTCACTTGGAATATTTATAAACAACAGCGCTCTAACTGGAAAGCAGTACTTAATGAGCTGGTTAAGGATAAAAAGCTTATCCTATTGCAAGAGGCTCAAATGTCACCTGAATTGATTTCTTTTGCAGCATCACACCAACTTATCGCTGATCAGGTTCCTGCTTTACCTTTTTCACCACACCCTGCTGGGGTTATGACATTAGCTACTTCACACCCTATTTATTGTTGCCCTCTGCGAGAAAAAGAACCTTTATTACGGCTAGTTAAATCTGCATTGATCACTGTTTACCCTTTACCTAATGGAAAGCACCTTATGGTAGCGAATGTACATGCCATTAATTTTAGCTTTGGTGTGGATGTTTACATTAGGCAATTAAGTAAACTCGGTGAACATATTGCTAAACACGTTGGTCCCGTTCTTTTAGCTGGTGATTTTAATGCATGGAGCCGTCAAAGAGTAAATGTATTGAAACGCTTTGTAAGAAGCGTAGGTTTAAAGGAAGTGAGTTATAATAATGACCAAAGGACTAAAGCATTTGGTAGACCTTTAGATTACTTTTTTTATAAAGGTCTCAAGGTAAAAGATAGTTATGTGATAAACACTGATGCATCAGATCATAATCCGATAATTACACAATTTGATCTGGTATAG
- a CDS encoding DUF1287 domain-containing protein: MADNNLLLARQAEQLPRIVIYDPSYRQINYPNGDVPQGYGVCSDVVIRSYRKIGIDLQQLLHEDIKNNFSQYPSQKMWDLSKPDTNIDHRRVPNLEVFFSRKGITKPITSNAEDYLPGDIVSWRLDNGRPHIGIVTTHRTVDNKRYLIMHNIGYGQVSEDILFRWSIVGHYSYLK, encoded by the coding sequence ATGGCAGATAACAATCTACTTCTCGCTAGGCAAGCAGAACAACTTCCTCGAATTGTTATTTACGACCCTTCTTATCGACAAATTAACTATCCAAATGGGGATGTTCCTCAAGGCTATGGAGTTTGCTCTGATGTGGTTATACGAAGCTATCGCAAAATAGGTATCGATTTACAGCAACTTCTACATGAGGATATTAAGAATAATTTTAGCCAATATCCTAGCCAAAAAATGTGGGATTTAAGTAAGCCCGATACAAATATTGACCATCGTCGAGTACCAAATTTAGAAGTTTTCTTTTCACGTAAAGGTATTACTAAACCGATTACATCAAATGCAGAAGATTATTTACCGGGAGATATCGTTTCTTGGCGTTTAGATAATGGGCGTCCACATATTGGGATAGTGACTACACATAGAACGGTAGATAATAAACGGTATTTAATTATGCATAACATTGGATATGGACAAGTATCTGAAGATATATTATTTCGATGGAGTATTGTTGGTCACTACTCATACTTAAAGTAA
- a CDS encoding NAD(P)/FAD-dependent oxidoreductase: protein MKNIIIVGGGTGGTMLANTLARKLNKDIFSKKIKITLVTDNPIHYYKPAFMYVAFNLFFKDELSRDQQSLLRPEINLVIDKIDSFDFKNKELRGHSGKILNYDYLVIATGCVPRPDRIEGLKEIGNHFYAYEPARKLADQLSKIEKGRIFITVSFPETPNVPHQCGIAPMETTLMLDEFLRKRRVRDNIEIVYTYPTVSQLLRNCLFMQQPVCEAIPEIFDMKNIKAQRGFTLNKVDPDKKIAYSKEGDEQPFDILISTPPITAVEAVINTGLSEHNNGEGWLPTDHETMQVYGTEGVYVIGDTVDLPISKAGGSCHNQASIIADNICGELTYGYPAAIYDGRVQAVAQMGLNAGMPLQYDYKHDVIPTPATKVGGLLRNGFNRGIYWAAIRGLV from the coding sequence ATGAAAAATATTATCATCGTTGGTGGTGGAACTGGTGGCACAATGCTAGCAAACACCCTTGCTAGGAAGTTAAATAAAGATATTTTTTCTAAAAAAATAAAAATAACACTAGTTACAGATAACCCCATTCATTATTATAAACCAGCCTTTATGTATGTTGCATTTAACTTATTCTTTAAGGATGAATTAAGTCGCGATCAACAGTCATTATTACGACCAGAAATTAATTTAGTCATAGATAAAATTGATTCTTTTGACTTTAAGAATAAAGAGTTAAGAGGCCATAGTGGTAAAATATTGAATTATGATTATTTGGTTATTGCGACAGGTTGTGTACCTAGACCCGATAGAATCGAAGGATTAAAAGAGATAGGTAATCATTTTTACGCTTATGAGCCTGCACGAAAATTAGCAGATCAATTATCTAAAATAGAAAAAGGACGAATTTTTATCACGGTTTCATTTCCAGAAACGCCTAATGTACCTCATCAATGTGGCATTGCTCCAATGGAAACAACGCTGATGTTGGATGAGTTTTTGCGCAAGCGGCGTGTGAGAGACAATATTGAAATTGTTTATACCTACCCAACCGTCTCCCAGCTATTACGAAATTGTCTTTTCATGCAGCAACCCGTTTGTGAAGCTATCCCTGAAATTTTTGATATGAAGAATATTAAAGCCCAACGTGGGTTTACTTTAAATAAGGTTGATCCTGATAAAAAAATAGCTTATTCAAAAGAAGGTGATGAACAACCTTTTGATATTTTAATTAGTACCCCACCAATTACTGCGGTAGAAGCTGTTATTAATACAGGTTTAAGTGAACACAATAATGGTGAAGGCTGGTTGCCAACTGATCATGAGACTATGCAAGTTTATGGTACAGAAGGTGTTTATGTTATCGGTGATACAGTTGACTTACCAATTAGTAAGGCTGGAGGTAGCTGTCACAATCAAGCATCAATTATAGCGGATAATATTTGTGGTGAATTAACTTATGGGTATCCAGCTGCTATCTATGATGGGCGTGTACAAGCTGTTGCGCAAATGGGATTAAATGCAGGTATGCCATTACAGTATGATTACAAACACGATGTGATACCTACTCCTGCGACGAAAGTGGGAGGACTATTAAGAAATGGTTTTAATAGAGGTATCTATTGGGCCGCTATTCGTGGTTTAGTGTAA
- the megL gene encoding methionine gamma-lyase — MSVNKTNAFETRIIHSFYNQQENKGALVPPVYQTSTYSFSSAEEGAACFSGEKDGYIYTRINNPTLDLLEKRIADLEGGEAAIVFSSGMGAITSTFWSLVVPGDEILVDMTVYGCTYSFFHGGLERFGLKVRHIDMSDPTNVANAITENTRAIFFESPANPDMRLVDIQAVSQIAKCNNVIVIVDNTYCTPYMQQPLTLGADIAIHSLTKYMSGHGDVVAGAVITTKEIAAKIRMVGLKDMTGACLSPHDASLVMRGMKTLPVRLERIVKNAQIVAQYLESHPKIASVIYPGLPSFKQYELAKKQMKLAGGMIACEIKGGLESGKHFLNRLNLFSRAVSLGDCESLAQHPASMTHSTYTPEERQFYGISDGLLRLSIGLEDVNDLIEDLEQALQ, encoded by the coding sequence ATGAGCGTAAATAAAACTAATGCTTTCGAAACAAGGATTATACATAGTTTTTATAACCAACAAGAAAATAAAGGTGCATTGGTACCTCCTGTATATCAAACATCTACCTACTCATTTAGTAGTGCAGAAGAAGGGGCTGCTTGCTTCAGTGGAGAAAAAGATGGTTATATTTATACAAGGATCAATAATCCTACTTTAGATTTATTAGAGAAAAGGATTGCAGATTTAGAAGGTGGAGAAGCTGCCATTGTATTTTCATCAGGAATGGGAGCAATAACATCAACCTTTTGGTCCTTAGTAGTTCCTGGTGACGAAATATTAGTGGATATGACAGTTTATGGATGTACTTACTCATTTTTCCATGGTGGTCTTGAGCGGTTTGGTCTTAAAGTACGTCATATTGATATGAGTGACCCAACAAATGTGGCTAATGCAATAACTGAAAATACCCGCGCTATTTTCTTTGAGTCGCCAGCTAACCCTGATATGCGTTTAGTGGACATACAAGCAGTTAGCCAAATAGCTAAATGTAACAATGTGATCGTGATAGTTGATAATACCTACTGTACACCTTACATGCAGCAACCTCTCACTTTAGGAGCAGATATTGCCATTCATTCATTAACAAAATATATGAGTGGTCATGGTGATGTAGTCGCGGGTGCTGTGATTACAACCAAAGAAATCGCCGCGAAAATTAGAATGGTAGGCCTAAAAGATATGACTGGCGCTTGTTTGTCACCACATGATGCTAGTTTAGTGATGAGAGGAATGAAGACCTTACCCGTGCGCTTAGAACGTATTGTGAAGAATGCTCAAATTGTTGCACAATATTTAGAGTCACACCCTAAAATAGCCTCTGTTATTTATCCAGGTTTACCCAGTTTTAAACAATATGAGCTTGCGAAAAAGCAGATGAAACTTGCAGGTGGAATGATTGCCTGTGAAATAAAGGGGGGACTAGAATCAGGTAAGCATTTTTTAAACCGTCTTAATTTGTTCTCTAGAGCTGTTAGTTTAGGAGATTGTGAATCTTTAGCGCAGCACCCTGCCAGTATGACGCATTCAACCTATACGCCTGAAGAGCGCCAATTTTATGGGATCAGTGATGGACTACTTCGATTATCTATTGGTTTGGAAGATGTTAATGATTTGATTGAAGATCTTGAGCAAGCTCTCCAATAA
- a CDS encoding amino acid permease, whose protein sequence is MQSSKTNQLRKGLSVRHIRFMALGSAIGTGLFYGSASAIQAAGPAVLIAYMVGGAAVFMVMRALGEMAVHHPVPGSFSHYASHYMGPLAGFLTGWNYVFEMLVVCLADITAFGMYMGFWFPHVDQWIWVLSIVLFIGALNLCHVKIFGEMEFWLSIVKVTAIIAMIVGGAFLMFYGFGKETDHAVGIQNLWEHGGFMPNGIAGVIASLAIVMFAFGGIEVIGITASEAQDPEKTIPKAINAVPIRILLFYGLTLFILMCIYPWNQIGQNGSPFVQIFSSLNISSAANILNIVVITAAVSAINSDIFGAGRMMYGMAQDKQAPKVFTKLTRNGVPWVTVLVMSVVMLLGVYLNYLLPERIFVIIASIATFATVWVWLMILLSQVAMRRKMSKEEVKKLKFPVPFWPIGPAITIAFMAFVIALLGFFKDTQIALIVGCVWVVILTITFFIMRSFQKGDVSQN, encoded by the coding sequence ATGCAAAGTAGTAAAACAAACCAACTTAGAAAGGGATTGAGTGTCCGGCACATTCGCTTTATGGCGCTTGGCTCCGCTATTGGTACGGGCCTGTTTTATGGCTCAGCCTCTGCAATACAAGCGGCTGGCCCCGCTGTTCTTATTGCCTATATGGTTGGTGGCGCAGCCGTTTTTATGGTTATGCGTGCCTTAGGTGAAATGGCAGTTCACCACCCAGTGCCTGGCTCATTCTCTCACTACGCTAGCCATTATATGGGGCCATTAGCAGGTTTCCTGACTGGCTGGAACTATGTTTTTGAAATGCTTGTTGTCTGCCTTGCCGATATTACTGCATTTGGGATGTACATGGGCTTTTGGTTTCCGCATGTAGATCAGTGGATATGGGTACTCAGCATTGTTTTATTTATTGGCGCACTTAATCTCTGCCACGTGAAAATTTTTGGCGAAATGGAGTTTTGGTTATCCATCGTCAAAGTTACCGCAATCATTGCCATGATTGTTGGTGGTGCCTTTCTTATGTTTTATGGATTCGGTAAAGAAACGGATCATGCTGTTGGTATTCAAAACCTCTGGGAGCATGGCGGTTTTATGCCTAATGGTATAGCTGGGGTGATAGCCTCTTTAGCTATAGTGATGTTTGCCTTTGGTGGTATTGAAGTGATTGGTATCACAGCAAGTGAAGCTCAAGATCCAGAAAAAACAATTCCTAAAGCCATCAATGCCGTTCCTATTCGTATTTTATTATTTTATGGATTAACACTATTTATATTGATGTGTATCTATCCATGGAACCAAATTGGCCAAAATGGTAGCCCATTTGTCCAAATTTTTTCTAGCTTAAACATTTCCTCTGCTGCAAACATTCTAAATATCGTCGTGATAACCGCAGCCGTTTCCGCTATTAACAGTGATATTTTTGGTGCTGGACGTATGATGTATGGTATGGCTCAAGATAAACAGGCACCTAAAGTTTTCACTAAGCTCACACGCAATGGTGTGCCATGGGTCACTGTTTTAGTGATGTCAGTTGTTATGTTACTCGGTGTTTACCTCAATTACCTGTTACCTGAGCGGATCTTCGTTATTATTGCATCAATTGCTACCTTTGCAACGGTATGGGTTTGGTTAATGATCTTACTGTCTCAAGTAGCGATGCGCCGTAAAATGAGCAAAGAAGAAGTTAAAAAATTGAAATTTCCGGTGCCATTTTGGCCTATCGGCCCTGCGATCACCATTGCATTTATGGCGTTCGTTATCGCATTACTCGGGTTTTTTAAAGATACTCAGATAGCCTTAATTGTTGGCTGTGTATGGGTAGTAATACTGACAATAACTTTCTTTATTATGCGCTCGTTCCAAAAAGGTGACGTCTCTCAGAATTAA
- the queE gene encoding 7-carboxy-7-deazaguanine synthase QueE — MNYPINEIFQTLQGEGVFTGVPAIFIRLQGCPVGCSWCDTKHTWEKEKDKEATLGDIALKTIDTDRWVLANSNELINLMNEKGYTAKHIVITGGEPCIYDLVPLTSELEKQGYQCQIETSGTYPIQCSAQTWVTVSPKVGMKGGLQVLTDSINRANEIKHPVARARDIDDLDSLLARRTVLNTPIVALQPISQKASATKLCIDTCIERNWRLSIQTHKYLHIA, encoded by the coding sequence ATGAATTACCCAATTAATGAAATTTTTCAAACATTACAAGGTGAAGGTGTGTTCACCGGTGTTCCTGCCATTTTTATTCGTTTACAAGGTTGCCCTGTGGGTTGTAGTTGGTGCGATACCAAACACACGTGGGAAAAAGAAAAGGATAAAGAAGCAACGCTTGGTGATATTGCACTAAAAACTATTGATACAGACAGATGGGTGCTAGCTAACAGTAATGAACTGATTAACCTGATGAATGAAAAAGGTTATACAGCAAAGCATATTGTCATTACCGGTGGGGAGCCATGTATTTATGATTTAGTTCCTTTAACCAGCGAATTAGAAAAACAAGGCTATCAATGCCAAATTGAAACCAGTGGAACTTATCCGATCCAATGCTCTGCTCAAACGTGGGTAACAGTTTCTCCTAAAGTGGGTATGAAGGGGGGGTTACAGGTGCTTACGGATTCAATCAATCGAGCGAATGAAATTAAGCACCCAGTGGCACGTGCAAGAGATATTGATGATTTGGATAGCTTACTCGCAAGGCGTACTGTACTGAATACTCCGATTGTTGCATTACAACCGATTAGTCAAAAAGCTTCAGCAACTAAACTGTGTATTGATACGTGTATTGAGCGTAATTGGCGGCTTTCAATTCAAACACATAAATATTTGCATATTGCTTGA
- the queD gene encoding 6-carboxytetrahydropterin synthase QueD yields the protein MTTSIYKDFHFEAAHKLPHVPEGHKCGRLHGHSFMVRLELTGEVDTKSGWIIDFGDVKQAFKPILDQLDHYYLNDIDGLENPTSEVLASWIWHKTKPLLPLLSAVTVKETCNAGCIYRGE from the coding sequence ATGACAACAAGTATCTATAAAGATTTTCATTTTGAAGCCGCTCACAAGCTACCTCATGTACCAGAAGGCCATAAATGCGGTCGCCTTCATGGCCATTCTTTCATGGTTAGATTAGAGCTAACGGGTGAGGTTGACACAAAAAGTGGTTGGATTATTGATTTTGGTGACGTCAAGCAAGCCTTTAAACCCATTTTAGATCAGCTTGATCACTATTATTTGAATGATATTGATGGCCTTGAAAATCCAACCAGTGAAGTGCTAGCAAGCTGGATTTGGCATAAAACCAAACCCCTCTTGCCACTCTTAAGCGCTGTTACCGTTAAAGAAACCTGTAATGCAGGCTGTATTTACCGCGGTGAGTAA
- the cysJ gene encoding NADPH-dependent assimilatory sulfite reductase flavoprotein subunit, with protein sequence MTNKQPPISALPISTEQLSRLQTAVDDFSSHQLAWLSGYLWGMVNQNTVTSVPTSAPVPQNETITILSASQTGNARRLAEQLRERLISEKLNVNLVNAGEYKFKQIAQEKVLVIVASTQGEGEPAEEAVALYKYLYSKKAPALNDTAYAVFALGDSSYEKFCQAGKDFDTQLAKLGAQSLLNRIDADVEYQAEAERWVEELTQLLKARVPSQTASQLIAAQTGSVDEIHTSPYTKTAPLTASLSVNQKITGRNSLKDVRHIEIDLGDSGLRYQPGDALGVWFDNDPLLVDELVQLLWLKGDESVHVGENTYTLREALTHHLELTQNTHLIVEKYAHLSKDDSLLGLISDKQAILHFAQNTPIVDMVRHAAAQPTAQEFVDILRPLTPRLYSIASSQAETEDEVHVTVGVVRYDIDGRARTGGASGFLADRLKEGDELRVFIEHNDNFRLPSDTSKPVIMIGPGTGIAPFRAFMQQRDNDQATGKNWLFFGNPHFVEDFLYQVEWQRYVKDGLLTHISLAWSRDQAQKVYVQDKLREEGEQVWRWIEEGAHIYVCGDANHMARDVEQALLDIISQYGNMDNESADEFLSELRVERRYQRDVY encoded by the coding sequence ATGACAAATAAACAGCCTCCAATATCGGCATTGCCAATATCAACGGAGCAACTTTCTCGTTTGCAGACAGCGGTTGATGACTTTTCATCACACCAGCTTGCTTGGCTGTCTGGATATTTGTGGGGAATGGTCAATCAAAATACGGTGACAAGTGTACCGACTAGTGCACCTGTCCCACAAAATGAAACGATAACCATCCTTTCTGCTTCACAGACAGGAAATGCACGTCGTTTAGCTGAACAATTAAGAGAACGGTTAATAAGCGAAAAGCTTAATGTAAACTTAGTGAATGCGGGTGAATATAAATTTAAGCAAATCGCTCAAGAAAAAGTATTAGTCATTGTTGCATCAACGCAAGGTGAAGGAGAACCAGCTGAAGAGGCTGTTGCTCTATATAAATATTTGTATTCGAAAAAGGCACCAGCTCTTAATGATACCGCCTATGCTGTTTTTGCACTTGGTGATTCGTCCTATGAAAAATTCTGCCAAGCAGGTAAAGATTTTGATACTCAATTGGCGAAGTTAGGTGCGCAATCATTACTTAATAGAATTGATGCAGACGTAGAATATCAAGCTGAGGCTGAAAGGTGGGTTGAAGAATTAACGCAGTTGCTTAAAGCAAGAGTTCCATCACAAACTGCTAGCCAGTTAATCGCGGCTCAGACTGGTTCGGTTGATGAAATCCATACATCACCTTATACAAAAACCGCACCTCTTACAGCATCCTTGTCTGTAAATCAAAAAATCACAGGCCGTAATTCATTAAAGGATGTTCGTCATATAGAAATTGATTTGGGGGACTCAGGCCTGCGTTATCAGCCGGGGGATGCGCTAGGGGTATGGTTTGATAACGATCCTTTGCTTGTTGATGAGTTAGTACAGCTCTTATGGTTAAAAGGTGATGAAAGTGTTCATGTAGGTGAAAATACTTATACTCTTCGTGAAGCATTGACTCATCATTTAGAGCTCACACAGAACACCCATTTAATTGTTGAAAAATATGCACATCTTTCAAAAGATGATTCATTGTTGGGTTTGATCAGTGATAAACAAGCTATTTTGCATTTTGCGCAAAATACGCCGATCGTGGACATGGTAAGGCATGCAGCGGCGCAACCGACGGCTCAAGAGTTTGTTGATATTTTAAGGCCATTGACTCCAAGGTTATATTCTATCGCCTCTTCACAGGCAGAAACAGAAGATGAAGTTCATGTCACCGTGGGAGTCGTGCGTTATGACATCGATGGTCGTGCGCGTACTGGCGGCGCTTCAGGGTTTTTAGCGGATCGTTTAAAAGAAGGTGATGAGTTACGTGTTTTCATTGAGCACAATGATAACTTTCGCCTTCCCAGTGATACCTCAAAACCTGTGATTATGATTGGCCCTGGTACTGGTATTGCCCCTTTTAGAGCGTTTATGCAGCAACGCGATAATGATCAAGCAACAGGAAAGAATTGGCTATTTTTTGGTAATCCACACTTTGTTGAAGATTTTTTATATCAGGTGGAATGGCAACGTTACGTGAAAGATGGGCTACTCACTCATATTTCACTAGCTTGGTCGCGCGATCAAGCTCAAAAAGTGTATGTGCAAGATAAGCTACGCGAAGAAGGTGAACAGGTATGGCGCTGGATTGAAGAAGGTGCGCATATTTATGTTTGTGGTGATGCTAATCATATGGCACGTGATGTTGAACAGGCTTTACTGGATATCATCAGCCAATACGGAAATATGGATAACGAATCGGCGGATGAATTTTTAAGTGAGCTGCGCGTAGAGCGCCGGTATCAGAGGGATGTCTACTAA
- the cysI gene encoding assimilatory sulfite reductase (NADPH) hemoprotein subunit translates to MSEKKYGPLVVEGKLADSERMKNDSNYLRGTIKEDLKNGLSGGFEGDNFLLIRFHGMYQQDDRDIRAERAEQKLEPRHAMMLRCRLPGGIITPKQWLDIDRFASEHTLYGSVRITNRQTFQFHGILKGDVKPAHQMLAHVGLDALATANDVNRNVLCTSNPVQSELHQQAYEWAKKISEHLLPKTSAYAEIWLDKEKVVTTDEEPILGKTYLPRKFKTSVVIPPLNDVDLHANDMNFIAIAQDGELIGFNVLVGGGLAMTHGDTATFPRLASEFGFIALKDTLAIAEAIVTTQRDWGNRTERKNAKTKYTLERVGVEAFKQEVERRSGVTFGDIQPYQFTHRGDQIGWLKGIDDRWHLTLFIENGRLIDLPNKPLKTGVAEIAKIHQGDFRLTANQNLIIAGVPEEEKSRIESIARAHGLISDEITSQRENSMACVSFPTCPLAMAEAERFLPEFVTQVEQIMSSHGVGHEHIVLRVTGCPNGCGRAMLAEVGLVGKALDRYNLHLGGNRIGTRIPRMYRENISSAEILSILDTLIGRWAKEREDQEGFGDYLIRSDVVKPVLNSAVDFYEVKEAV, encoded by the coding sequence ATGAGCGAAAAAAAATATGGGCCTTTGGTCGTAGAAGGCAAGCTCGCTGATAGTGAGCGGATGAAAAATGACAGTAATTATTTACGCGGAACGATTAAAGAAGATTTAAAAAATGGATTAAGCGGTGGTTTTGAGGGAGATAACTTCTTGCTGATCCGTTTTCATGGCATGTACCAACAGGATGATCGGGATATTAGAGCTGAACGAGCGGAACAAAAGTTAGAACCTCGTCATGCAATGATGCTGCGTTGTCGGCTACCTGGGGGCATTATCACGCCGAAACAGTGGCTTGATATCGATAGATTTGCATCGGAACACACGTTATATGGCAGTGTGCGTATCACTAACCGGCAGACATTTCAGTTTCACGGTATTTTAAAAGGTGACGTGAAGCCTGCTCATCAAATGTTGGCTCATGTCGGTTTAGATGCATTAGCGACAGCGAATGATGTCAACCGTAATGTGTTATGTACATCTAACCCTGTACAGTCAGAATTACATCAACAGGCTTATGAATGGGCTAAAAAAATCTCTGAGCACTTATTACCGAAAACAAGTGCTTATGCAGAGATTTGGCTTGATAAAGAGAAAGTGGTTACGACAGATGAAGAGCCCATTTTAGGTAAAACTTATTTGCCTCGAAAATTTAAGACATCGGTAGTGATCCCACCACTTAATGATGTGGACTTACATGCGAATGACATGAACTTTATCGCAATAGCACAAGATGGTGAGCTGATTGGTTTTAACGTGCTGGTGGGCGGTGGCCTTGCTATGACCCATGGGGATACGGCGACCTTTCCTCGATTAGCTAGCGAGTTTGGGTTTATTGCATTGAAGGACACTTTGGCTATTGCTGAAGCGATAGTGACCACTCAACGTGATTGGGGTAATCGAACTGAACGTAAAAACGCAAAAACCAAATATACCCTTGAACGGGTCGGTGTTGAGGCGTTTAAACAGGAAGTGGAGCGACGTTCAGGGGTCACATTCGGTGATATCCAACCTTATCAATTTACTCATAGAGGGGATCAGATTGGTTGGCTAAAAGGGATAGACGATCGTTGGCATCTCACGTTGTTTATTGAAAATGGTCGTTTAATTGATCTTCCTAATAAACCGTTAAAAACGGGGGTCGCTGAAATAGCCAAGATCCACCAAGGTGACTTCCGTTTAACCGCAAATCAAAACTTAATTATTGCGGGTGTGCCTGAAGAAGAAAAATCACGGATTGAGTCGATTGCGCGTGCACATGGTTTAATCAGTGATGAAATCACTTCACAGCGTGAAAATTCAATGGCCTGTGTTTCTTTTCCGACGTGCCCATTAGCGATGGCAGAAGCGGAACGTTTTTTACCAGAATTTGTTACGCAAGTTGAACAGATCATGTCATCACATGGTGTGGGCCATGAACACATTGTATTACGTGTCACCGGATGCCCAAATGGTTGTGGTCGTGCAATGCTGGCTGAAGTTGGGTTAGTGGGGAAAGCCCTTGATCGATATAACTTACATTTAGGGGGAAATCGTATAGGAACACGCATCCCTCGTATGTACCGAGAAAATATTAGTTCAGCAGAAATTTTATCTATACTTGATACCTTGATAGGCCGTTGGGCAAAAGAGCGTGAGGATCAAGAAGGATTTGGTGATTATTTAATTCGTAGTGATGTTGTGAAACCGGTGCTTAATTCTGCGGTTGATTTCTATGAGGTAAAGGAGGCAGTATGA
- a CDS encoding phosphoadenylyl-sulfate reductase: MSQLELTEVLNLDKQQQTAYLSDFNAQLEKQDAIKRIEWALEHLPNQFVLSSSFGIQAALTLHMVTQALPDIPVILTDTGYLFPETYHFIEQLTEKLNLNLQVYRAAKSPAWQEAIYGQLWAQGLDGIEQYNQLNKVEPMERALHELNAQSWFSGLRREQSASRSTLPVLSIGRGIFKVLPVIDWNNRQVHEYLTKYDLPYHPLWEQGYLSVGDTHTTRKWEPGMSEEETRFFGLKRECGLHEG, from the coding sequence ATGAGTCAGCTTGAACTTACTGAAGTATTAAATTTAGATAAGCAACAGCAAACTGCCTATTTATCTGATTTTAATGCTCAGTTAGAAAAACAGGATGCAATAAAAAGGATTGAATGGGCTCTAGAGCATTTACCCAATCAATTTGTATTATCATCCAGTTTTGGTATACAAGCTGCACTAACGTTGCATATGGTGACACAAGCATTGCCTGATATACCTGTTATTTTAACTGATACTGGGTATCTATTTCCTGAAACTTATCATTTTATTGAACAGTTAACAGAGAAGCTTAATTTAAACTTACAGGTTTATCGGGCTGCAAAATCACCTGCATGGCAGGAAGCTATCTATGGTCAATTATGGGCGCAAGGGCTAGACGGTATAGAACAATATAATCAGCTCAATAAAGTTGAGCCAATGGAGCGCGCTTTGCATGAATTAAATGCACAAAGTTGGTTTTCAGGGCTACGTAGAGAGCAATCGGCAAGTCGCTCCACATTACCTGTGTTGAGTATTGGTCGAGGGATCTTCAAAGTCTTGCCAGTGATTGATTGGAATAATCGTCAAGTACACGAGTATTTGACCAAATATGATTTACCTTATCATCCTCTTTGGGAGCAAGGATACCTATCTGTTGGTGATACTCACACAACTCGTAAATGGGAACCGGGTATGAGTGAAGAAGAAACCCGTTTTTTTGGTTTAAAGCGAGAGTGTGGGCTGCATGAAGGGTAA